One region of Polynucleobacter sp. MWH-Aus1W21 genomic DNA includes:
- a CDS encoding DUF3429 domain-containing protein, giving the protein MNPIPPLVRKLGYAGLIPFIGLALMVQLAPTPINYLSAESLAGYGAVITSFMGALHWGANLHLLGKAPAGDRWEDRNAWIWGVIPALVAWVALHIYIPVGLLILASTLIIQRNIDQNTYQYYFSDEATRSAFMTMRNRLTYIAAACLTWAALVILFIQA; this is encoded by the coding sequence GTGAACCCCATTCCACCTCTAGTACGCAAACTTGGTTATGCCGGCCTTATTCCATTTATTGGACTTGCTTTAATGGTGCAATTAGCACCCACACCAATAAACTACTTGAGCGCTGAATCCTTGGCTGGTTATGGGGCTGTAATCACTTCATTTATGGGAGCCTTACATTGGGGTGCTAATTTGCACCTATTGGGTAAAGCACCTGCTGGAGATCGCTGGGAAGACCGTAATGCCTGGATCTGGGGCGTTATTCCAGCGCTAGTTGCTTGGGTAGCACTGCATATATATATACCCGTGGGTCTACTCATACTTGCTTCCACACTGATTATTCAGCGCAATATTGATCAGAACACCTATCAATATTATTTTTCTGATGAAGCCACTCGTTCTGCATTTATGACGATGCGCAATCGCTTGACCTATATTGCAGCCGCATGCTTAACCTGGGCAGCTTTGGTAATTCTTTTTATTCAAGCATGA
- a CDS encoding 3-hydroxybutyryl-CoA dehydrogenase, producing MSIQSVGVIGAGTMGNGIAQVCAVAGLDIVMVDINDAAVQRGLEQISKSLDRLVKKETLTIEAKDAALKRIKGSTSYNDLKGLGLVIEAATENQAVKEKILKQVDEIVSKDTIIATNTSSLSITKLAALDSNPARFIGMHFFNPPPLMALVEVIRGLQTSDATHAAIIDMAKRVGKEPITVKNSPGFVVNRILLPMINEAFFVLSEGLASPEDIDAGMKLGCNQPIGPLALADLIGLDTCLAVMEVYFENFSDSKYRPCPLLREMVAAGYLGRKTGRGVYTYDK from the coding sequence ATGAGTATTCAGTCAGTCGGTGTAATCGGTGCAGGCACCATGGGAAATGGTATTGCTCAAGTATGCGCAGTTGCCGGCTTAGATATTGTCATGGTTGATATTAACGATGCAGCAGTTCAACGTGGCCTCGAACAAATAAGCAAGAGCTTAGATCGCCTTGTTAAAAAAGAAACCTTAACGATTGAAGCAAAAGATGCAGCACTCAAGCGCATTAAGGGTAGCACTTCATATAACGACCTCAAAGGTCTGGGTTTAGTCATTGAAGCTGCCACAGAAAATCAAGCGGTCAAGGAAAAAATTCTCAAGCAAGTAGATGAGATTGTCAGCAAAGACACCATCATTGCCACCAACACATCCTCTCTGTCTATCACTAAGCTAGCAGCCCTTGACTCCAATCCTGCGCGCTTTATTGGTATGCACTTTTTTAACCCACCACCCTTGATGGCTCTGGTGGAGGTGATTCGCGGCTTACAGACTAGCGATGCAACTCATGCCGCCATTATTGATATGGCCAAGCGCGTTGGCAAAGAGCCAATCACCGTTAAAAATTCTCCTGGCTTTGTAGTAAATCGCATTTTGCTACCCATGATTAACGAGGCCTTCTTTGTTTTGTCTGAAGGACTTGCTAGTCCAGAAGATATTGATGCTGGCATGAAGTTAGGTTGCAACCAACCGATTGGTCCCCTGGCATTAGCAGATCTGATTGGTTTGGATACCTGCTTAGCAGTAATGGAAGTCTATTTTGAAAACTTCAGCGACTCTAAATATCGACCTTGCCCACTGCTTCGTGAAATGGTTGCAGCTGGATATCTCGGTCGCAAAACAGGTCGCGGCGTTTATACCTACGATAAATAA
- a CDS encoding glutathione binding-like protein yields MANKKSTVIDVYSWPTPNGHKVHIMLEECGFRLDKDWIAHPIDIGAGDQFAPEFLNISPNNKIPAIVDPNGPDGKPISLFESGAILLYLAGKTGKFLPQDTRGKYEVLQWLMFQMGGLGPMLGQNHHFRLYAPEKIEYAINRYTNEAKRIYGVLDSQLKDNPYVAGKSYSIADIAIYPWTRNWKNQGIEINEYPHFKRWFEKIGARPAVKRGCEVLTALRKPLHDAKAREQLFGSTQYQKRK; encoded by the coding sequence ATGGCAAATAAAAAATCTACCGTAATTGATGTATACAGCTGGCCCACACCAAATGGCCACAAAGTACACATCATGCTGGAAGAATGCGGCTTTCGATTAGACAAGGATTGGATCGCTCACCCCATTGATATTGGCGCAGGAGATCAATTTGCCCCTGAGTTTTTAAATATCAGCCCCAACAATAAGATTCCAGCAATAGTAGATCCCAATGGGCCGGACGGCAAACCCATTAGCCTTTTTGAGTCGGGCGCGATTCTTCTCTACTTAGCGGGCAAGACTGGCAAATTCTTGCCTCAAGATACCCGTGGAAAGTATGAAGTACTGCAATGGCTAATGTTCCAAATGGGGGGTCTTGGCCCTATGCTTGGGCAAAACCACCACTTCCGCCTGTATGCACCTGAGAAAATTGAATACGCGATCAATCGCTATACCAATGAAGCTAAGCGAATCTACGGGGTGTTGGATAGCCAACTGAAAGATAATCCCTATGTGGCAGGAAAATCCTATTCGATTGCCGATATTGCGATTTATCCATGGACTCGTAACTGGAAGAATCAAGGCATTGAGATCAATGAGTACCCGCATTTCAAGCGTTGGTTTGAAAAGATTGGTGCGCGACCAGCAGTTAAGCGTGGTTGCGAAGTATTAACGGCATTACGCAAACCTTTGCACGATGCCAAGGCTAGAGAGCAATTGTTTGGTTCAACACAGTATCAAAAGAGGAAATAA
- a CDS encoding pyridoxal phosphate-dependent aminotransferase yields the protein MNPLKTPSFPSSLPKVGTTIFTVMSALAAEHKAINLGQGFPDFPCDRKLIAEVNEAMLADRNQYPPMTGIAELRNGISQKIQNLYGHHYDADTEITITAGGTQGILTAILACVSPGDEVIIIEPAYDSYRPSIELAGGKTIAISLEVIRDEYGQVASYEIPWDALAKAINSKTRLIMINTPHNPTGMVWSKADLDSLANLVRNTSVLILSDEVYEHMVYDGAQHHSVASHAELAARSFLISSFGKTYHVTGWKVGYVAAPPALTKEFRKVHQFNVFTVNTPMQFGLATYLADAEHYLNLPAFYQAKRDFFRVGLCKTKFKLLPTPGTYFQCVDYSALGIPQAKFNEADFCKWLTTEIGVAAIPVSAFYEQATESGVIRFCFAKQDQTLTSALQRLENI from the coding sequence ATGAACCCGCTAAAGACCCCCTCTTTTCCAAGTAGCCTGCCAAAGGTGGGGACCACGATCTTTACGGTGATGTCAGCTTTAGCTGCTGAGCACAAAGCCATTAATTTGGGCCAAGGTTTTCCAGACTTTCCCTGCGATAGAAAACTGATTGCCGAAGTAAATGAAGCCATGCTGGCTGACCGCAATCAATATCCACCAATGACTGGTATTGCGGAGCTACGTAATGGCATTAGCCAGAAGATACAAAACCTTTACGGTCACCACTATGATGCCGATACTGAAATCACCATAACCGCGGGTGGTACACAAGGCATTCTGACAGCCATACTCGCTTGCGTTAGTCCAGGCGATGAAGTCATCATCATTGAACCGGCGTATGACAGCTATCGCCCATCCATCGAATTAGCGGGTGGCAAAACCATTGCCATTTCCTTAGAGGTGATTCGTGATGAGTATGGGCAAGTTGCCTCCTATGAAATTCCATGGGATGCATTAGCCAAGGCAATCAACTCCAAAACCCGTTTAATCATGATTAATACTCCACATAACCCCACTGGGATGGTTTGGAGCAAGGCTGACCTAGATAGTCTCGCGAACTTAGTTCGCAATACTTCCGTATTGATTTTGAGTGACGAAGTCTACGAGCATATGGTCTATGACGGAGCGCAGCACCACAGTGTTGCATCCCATGCCGAGCTTGCGGCCAGGAGCTTTCTGATCTCTAGCTTTGGCAAGACCTATCATGTCACTGGCTGGAAAGTAGGCTATGTGGCTGCACCACCGGCATTAACAAAAGAGTTTCGCAAGGTCCATCAGTTCAATGTATTCACCGTGAACACACCGATGCAATTTGGCCTAGCAACATATCTTGCAGATGCTGAACATTATTTAAATCTCCCCGCCTTTTATCAAGCTAAGCGTGATTTTTTTAGGGTGGGCTTATGCAAGACGAAATTTAAATTACTCCCTACTCCAGGCACTTATTTTCAGTGTGTTGACTACTCAGCATTAGGTATTCCCCAGGCAAAATTCAATGAGGCTGACTTTTGCAAATGGCTCACAACTGAAATTGGGGTGGCGGCTATACCAGTCTCTGCTTTCTATGAGCAAGCAACTGAATCTGGCGTCATTCGTTTTTGTTTTGCGAAACAGGATCAAACACTGACAAGCGCCTTACAGCGTTTAGAAAATATCTAG
- the yaaA gene encoding peroxide stress protein YaaA, which translates to MLIVLSPAKSLNYKTPAKVKAPTLPEFVSESAKLIADLKKLAPQDVAKLMGLSDQLATLNVGRYRDWSKKFTEENSKPAIYAFDGDVYDGFDVKTLDAKSVQFAQDHMRILSGLYGALKPLDLMQPYRLEMGTSFKNARGKDLYAFWGSRVTDSIKKVLEKQKKPVLLNLASEEYFKVLQPKELDCPVIAPVFQDAKDGKYKIISFYAKRARGLMARYVVENRITDPADLKGFNLDGYKYCAAESKADKPVFRRAERK; encoded by the coding sequence ATGCTGATCGTCCTTTCACCTGCTAAATCCCTGAATTACAAGACCCCAGCCAAGGTCAAGGCGCCAACTTTGCCTGAGTTTGTCTCTGAATCGGCCAAGCTAATTGCTGATCTGAAGAAGTTAGCGCCGCAAGACGTCGCCAAGCTCATGGGCTTATCCGATCAATTGGCCACTTTGAATGTGGGTCGCTATCGGGATTGGTCCAAGAAATTCACCGAAGAAAACAGCAAGCCGGCGATCTACGCTTTTGATGGCGATGTTTATGACGGTTTTGATGTCAAAACCTTGGATGCCAAATCCGTTCAATTTGCTCAAGACCATATGCGTATTTTGTCTGGCCTTTATGGTGCATTGAAGCCTCTTGATCTAATGCAGCCATATCGCCTAGAGATGGGCACTTCATTTAAGAATGCCAGGGGCAAGGATCTTTATGCCTTTTGGGGCAGCAGAGTGACCGATTCCATTAAAAAAGTCTTGGAAAAACAAAAGAAGCCCGTACTACTGAATTTAGCTTCGGAAGAATATTTCAAAGTACTGCAGCCAAAGGAATTAGATTGCCCAGTTATTGCGCCTGTATTTCAGGATGCTAAGGACGGCAAGTACAAGATCATTTCTTTTTATGCCAAGCGTGCTCGCGGCCTAATGGCGCGCTACGTTGTTGAAAATCGCATTACTGATCCAGCGGATTTAAAAGGCTTTAATTTAGATGGCTACAAATATTGTGCAGCAGAATCTAAAGCCGACAAGCCTGTATTTAGAAGGGCAGAAAGAAAATAA
- a CDS encoding DUF2863 family protein, with product MAVHRTKASQRNSPEVEKLVADAISLAASGSQVEDRFWEERLNVRLMRLLKSQNQNVIDAALDQTFRINTVAFEVLADIAVTLAESLRIEHEGQDWDVLLLAMPIVAHTRYQIPSGPLPAAIIESTAQALHSAIASTDTRLAIVPWLYSIDQMPHSHCQTRILTESLASAAISGKDVKLELRDMSETIAVLADPRFIIAALSAPAGSPIFRWQAEPPARQERGVSLIGWQNAMQEPIASLLPGCEFELLLPEAYFTNCRLADKHVRPLSIRAAVNFLGSTLGILPAGLSCVVGAFGEEQADEYRISFSAKGSSEVMYGVIWPLYDRESVASDALNDLSDDESPIKKICDALHDAGVEDVFRHAMLFDPELCDDCGAPLFPDRSGEAVHAEMPDDAPSQQPLFH from the coding sequence ATGGCTGTACATCGCACCAAAGCATCGCAACGTAATTCTCCTGAGGTGGAGAAGTTAGTGGCTGACGCTATTTCTTTGGCTGCTTCTGGAAGTCAAGTTGAAGACCGTTTTTGGGAAGAGCGTTTGAATGTGCGATTGATGCGTCTGCTCAAAAGCCAAAATCAAAATGTGATTGATGCTGCGCTAGATCAAACCTTCCGTATTAATACAGTGGCTTTTGAGGTACTCGCTGATATTGCAGTAACCTTAGCCGAATCCTTAAGGATTGAACATGAGGGGCAAGATTGGGACGTGTTGCTTTTGGCAATGCCTATCGTTGCTCATACACGCTATCAAATACCTTCAGGCCCGTTACCTGCTGCCATCATTGAATCAACTGCACAGGCCTTGCATAGCGCCATTGCCTCAACAGATACGCGTCTAGCCATTGTTCCCTGGCTATATAGCATTGATCAAATGCCTCACTCGCATTGTCAAACTCGCATCCTGACTGAGTCCTTAGCAAGTGCGGCTATTTCTGGAAAAGACGTCAAGCTTGAGTTGCGTGATATGTCGGAAACAATCGCCGTTTTAGCTGACCCACGTTTTATCATTGCTGCGCTAAGCGCCCCCGCTGGCTCACCAATTTTCCGTTGGCAGGCTGAGCCACCAGCGCGCCAAGAGCGCGGCGTGAGTTTAATTGGTTGGCAAAACGCAATGCAAGAACCGATTGCCTCTTTATTGCCTGGTTGTGAGTTTGAGCTTCTACTTCCAGAGGCGTATTTCACAAACTGTCGCTTGGCTGATAAGCATGTGCGCCCATTAAGTATTCGTGCAGCAGTGAACTTTCTTGGGAGTACGCTAGGCATTCTTCCCGCCGGTCTTTCATGTGTTGTTGGTGCGTTTGGCGAAGAGCAGGCTGATGAATACCGAATTTCTTTCAGTGCAAAAGGCTCCTCGGAAGTCATGTACGGCGTGATCTGGCCACTCTATGATCGTGAGAGCGTAGCAAGTGATGCTTTAAATGATTTATCAGATGACGAGAGTCCGATCAAGAAGATTTGCGATGCCTTACATGACGCTGGAGTGGAAGATGTCTTCCGTCATGCCATGTTATTTGATCCTGAGCTCTGTGATGACTGCGGCGCACCTTTATTTCCTGATCGTTCTGGTGAAGCAGTGCATGCCGAAATGCCCGATGATGCACCTTCACAGCAGCCCTTATTCCACTAG
- a CDS encoding malate dehydrogenase, giving the protein MAKAPMRVAVTGAAGQIGYSLLFRIANGDLLGKDQPVILQLLEIPDEKAQKALTGVMMELEDCAFPLLAGMTAHSDPMTAFKDIDVALLVGARPRGPGMERKDLLSANAQIFTAQGKALNAVAKKTVKVLVVGNPANTNAYIAMKSAPDIPAKNFTAMLRLDHNRALSQLANKLNKPVADIEKLVVWGNHSPTMYPDYRFATIDGKSVKDSINDAAWNKDVFIPTVGKRGAAIIEARGLSSAASAANAAIDHIHDWVLGTNGKWVTMGIPSKGEYGIPAEVIYGFPVVCENGEYKMIEGLEIDEFSRERMTHTLNELLEEQAGVKHLLS; this is encoded by the coding sequence ATGGCAAAAGCCCCAATGCGTGTCGCCGTAACCGGTGCAGCCGGTCAAATCGGATATTCCCTTTTATTCCGTATCGCCAATGGCGACCTTTTGGGCAAAGATCAGCCCGTAATCTTGCAATTGCTTGAGATTCCAGATGAAAAAGCTCAGAAAGCCTTAACTGGCGTAATGATGGAGTTGGAAGACTGTGCATTCCCACTCTTGGCTGGCATGACAGCTCACTCAGACCCAATGACTGCATTTAAAGATATCGACGTTGCTCTTTTAGTTGGCGCACGTCCACGTGGCCCTGGTATGGAGCGTAAAGATTTGCTCTCCGCTAATGCGCAAATTTTCACAGCCCAAGGTAAAGCATTGAATGCTGTTGCTAAGAAGACTGTAAAAGTATTGGTTGTTGGTAACCCAGCAAATACCAACGCTTATATCGCTATGAAGTCTGCTCCAGACATTCCTGCGAAAAACTTCACAGCAATGTTGCGCCTCGATCACAACCGCGCTCTCTCACAGTTGGCTAACAAATTGAATAAACCTGTTGCTGATATTGAGAAATTAGTTGTTTGGGGCAACCATAGCCCAACAATGTATCCAGACTATCGCTTTGCAACCATCGATGGCAAGTCAGTTAAAGACTCTATCAACGATGCAGCATGGAACAAAGATGTGTTTATTCCAACTGTTGGCAAGCGTGGCGCAGCCATCATTGAAGCACGCGGCCTTTCTTCTGCGGCTTCTGCAGCTAACGCAGCGATCGATCACATTCATGACTGGGTACTAGGTACTAACGGCAAGTGGGTAACTATGGGCATCCCATCCAAAGGTGAATACGGCATTCCAGCAGAAGTCATTTATGGCTTCCCAGTAGTTTGCGAAAACGGCGAATACAAAATGATCGAAGGTTTAGAGATCGATGAGTTCTCCCGTGAGCGTATGACACACACCTTAAATGAATTACTCGAAGAGCAAGCTGGCGTTAAGCACCTGCTCTCATAA
- a CDS encoding GntR family transcriptional regulator, translating to MTLPVASFSPLYEQIKAMILASLQASEWLPGEAIPSEMELAARYAVSQGTVRKAIDELAAQNLLVRRQGKGTFVATHQEDDWQYRFLRLAPDSGEKFHLTNEFLSCEKTKASSYVANLLKLKAGDPIIHIDRVQSFAGKPIVFEEIFLPGARFKGLDLEALNAWHGPVYAFYEGQYATHMVRAEEKIKAVAADEVLAKHLHLSVGAPLLSVERVAFTYGNKPVEIRHARYDTSEQHYENKLN from the coding sequence GTGACTTTGCCTGTTGCCTCATTTAGCCCTCTGTACGAGCAGATTAAGGCGATGATTTTGGCTAGTTTGCAAGCCTCTGAATGGCTTCCAGGGGAGGCTATTCCCAGCGAAATGGAGCTTGCAGCCCGTTATGCCGTAAGTCAGGGCACTGTTCGCAAGGCAATTGATGAGCTTGCTGCTCAAAACCTCTTAGTTCGCCGCCAGGGTAAGGGTACTTTTGTTGCCACCCATCAAGAAGATGACTGGCAGTACCGTTTTTTGCGTTTAGCCCCCGATTCCGGCGAGAAATTTCACCTCACCAATGAGTTTTTGTCTTGCGAAAAGACTAAAGCAAGCTCTTATGTCGCTAATTTGCTCAAATTAAAGGCAGGTGACCCCATCATTCATATCGATCGGGTCCAAAGTTTTGCGGGTAAACCCATTGTTTTTGAAGAGATTTTTCTTCCTGGGGCACGCTTTAAGGGTTTGGATTTAGAAGCTCTAAATGCTTGGCATGGTCCCGTTTACGCCTTTTATGAGGGGCAGTACGCCACGCATATGGTGCGAGCGGAAGAAAAGATTAAAGCTGTGGCTGCAGACGAAGTTCTTGCAAAGCATCTTCATTTGTCTGTAGGAGCGCCGCTCCTTTCTGTAGAGCGGGTGGCATTTACCTACGGGAATAAACCAGTAGAAATTCGCCACGCTAGATACGACACTTCAGAGCAGCATTATGAGAACAAATTGAACTAG
- the sdhC gene encoding succinate dehydrogenase, cytochrome b556 subunit has protein sequence MVDSQQNVKKDRPVYKNIGLAQLIKYRLPWAGKVSILHRISGAALFLLLPFILYLFDQSVASELSYQKFQAFTGNILVKIICLGLIWCFLHHFCAGIRYLLLDLEIGVEKSEANRSAIVVLVVGLALTAVVGLKMFGLY, from the coding sequence ATGGTTGATTCACAGCAAAACGTAAAAAAAGATAGACCTGTTTACAAAAATATTGGTCTTGCCCAGTTGATTAAATACCGCCTTCCTTGGGCGGGTAAAGTGTCAATTCTTCATCGCATTAGCGGTGCAGCATTGTTCCTCTTGTTGCCATTTATCTTGTATCTCTTTGATCAGAGCGTTGCCTCTGAGTTGAGCTATCAAAAATTCCAGGCTTTTACCGGCAACATATTGGTAAAAATTATTTGCCTCGGTTTGATCTGGTGTTTTTTACATCACTTCTGTGCTGGTATCCGCTACCTCTTGCTCGATTTAGAAATCGGCGTAGAGAAGTCTGAAGCTAATCGTTCGGCCATTGTTGTGCTTGTTGTTGGCTTGGCTCTGACTGCAGTAGTTGGTCTCAAAATGTTCGGCTTGTACTAA
- the sdhD gene encoding succinate dehydrogenase, hydrophobic membrane anchor protein: MPIYQIGPKRLVVGAHYGLKEWIIQRVTAIVMVVFTIVLLVDYCITGSASYEGWSGLFSGQVMKLLTLLAFISLFYHAWIGVRDIWMDYIKPVSIRLTLQVLTVLYLVACAAYAVQILWKV, translated from the coding sequence ATGCCTATTTATCAAATCGGACCAAAGCGCTTAGTTGTCGGTGCGCATTACGGCCTTAAAGAATGGATCATCCAACGCGTTACTGCGATTGTGATGGTGGTATTTACGATTGTTTTGTTAGTTGACTACTGCATCACCGGCAGCGCCTCCTACGAGGGCTGGTCTGGCTTGTTCAGCGGTCAAGTAATGAAGTTGTTAACACTCTTGGCTTTCATCAGCTTGTTCTATCACGCTTGGATTGGCGTGCGTGACATCTGGATGGATTACATCAAGCCCGTCAGCATTCGTTTGACACTTCAAGTGTTAACCGTTTTGTATCTCGTAGCCTGTGCGGCATATGCCGTTCAAATTTTGTGGAAAGTGTAA
- the sdhA gene encoding succinate dehydrogenase flavoprotein subunit, with protein sequence MTAIKKSLPRRRFDAVIIGAGGSGMRASLQLAEAGLNVAVLTKVFPTRSHTVAAQGGIGASLGNMSEDNWHYHFYDTIKGSDWLGDQDVIEFMCREAPKVVYELEHFGMPFDRNPDGTIYQRPFGGHTANYGEKPVQRACAAADRTGHAMLHTLYQRNVRAKTNFFVEWLALDLIRDDDGDVVGVTALEMETGQVYILEAKIVMLATGGAGRIWDASTNAFINTGDGMGLAARAGIPLEDMEFWQFHPTGVAGAGVLLTEGCRGEGGILRNKDGERFMERYAPTYKDLAPRDFVSRCMDQEIKEGRGCGPNGDYVVLDLTHIGAETIMKRLPSVYEIGVNFANVDVTKEPIPVVPTIHYQMGGIPTNINGQVVVPANGIHNEIVNGLYAIGECSCVSVHGANRLGTNSLLDLLVFGRAAGNHIVGLDLKNREFKPLPANAGEQTLERIAKLDNSTSGEYAQDVANDIRKCMQKYAGVFRNQELMDEGVRQMAKLTERAKHLWVKDKSEIFNTARIEALEVANLVETANATMISAAARKESRGAHSHDDHQERDDENWMKHTLWYSEGNRLTYKPVVLKPLTVESFPPKERTF encoded by the coding sequence ATGACTGCAATTAAAAAATCATTGCCACGCCGCCGTTTTGATGCGGTGATTATTGGAGCAGGTGGTTCAGGTATGCGCGCTTCATTGCAGTTGGCTGAAGCCGGCTTGAATGTTGCTGTTCTGACAAAAGTTTTCCCAACACGTTCACACACTGTTGCTGCACAAGGTGGTATCGGTGCTTCATTAGGCAACATGAGTGAAGACAATTGGCACTATCACTTCTATGACACCATTAAAGGTTCTGACTGGTTAGGTGACCAAGACGTGATCGAATTTATGTGTCGTGAAGCTCCAAAAGTTGTTTATGAGTTAGAGCACTTTGGTATGCCGTTTGACCGTAACCCAGATGGCACGATTTATCAGCGTCCATTCGGTGGCCACACAGCAAACTATGGTGAGAAGCCAGTGCAGCGTGCCTGTGCTGCTGCTGACCGTACTGGCCATGCAATGTTGCACACTTTGTACCAACGTAACGTCCGCGCAAAAACCAATTTCTTCGTTGAGTGGTTGGCGCTCGATTTGATCCGTGATGATGATGGTGATGTTGTTGGTGTAACTGCTCTCGAAATGGAAACAGGTCAGGTTTACATCTTGGAAGCCAAGATTGTGATGTTGGCTACTGGTGGTGCCGGTCGTATTTGGGACGCATCTACTAACGCATTTATTAATACCGGCGATGGCATGGGCTTAGCAGCTCGTGCTGGCATTCCATTGGAAGATATGGAGTTCTGGCAATTCCACCCAACTGGCGTAGCTGGTGCAGGTGTGTTGTTGACAGAAGGTTGCCGTGGTGAAGGCGGCATCTTGCGTAACAAGGATGGTGAGCGTTTCATGGAGCGTTATGCGCCAACCTATAAAGATTTGGCGCCACGCGACTTCGTTTCACGTTGCATGGACCAAGAGATCAAAGAAGGGCGCGGTTGCGGTCCTAATGGTGACTATGTTGTGCTCGATTTGACACACATTGGCGCCGAAACCATCATGAAGCGTTTGCCATCTGTTTACGAGATTGGCGTTAATTTCGCAAACGTTGATGTGACTAAAGAGCCAATTCCAGTTGTACCAACGATTCACTATCAGATGGGCGGTATTCCTACCAACATCAATGGTCAAGTTGTTGTGCCTGCTAATGGCATTCACAATGAGATCGTTAATGGCTTGTATGCGATAGGCGAGTGTTCGTGCGTTTCAGTTCACGGCGCTAATCGTTTGGGCACTAACTCATTGCTCGACCTCTTGGTATTTGGTCGCGCAGCTGGCAATCACATTGTTGGCCTTGACCTTAAGAATCGCGAATTCAAACCATTGCCTGCAAATGCTGGTGAGCAAACATTGGAGCGCATTGCGAAGTTGGATAACTCCACTTCTGGTGAATACGCACAAGACGTTGCAAATGATATTCGTAAGTGTATGCAGAAATACGCTGGAGTATTCCGCAATCAAGAGTTGATGGACGAGGGTGTTCGTCAAATGGCTAAATTGACGGAGCGCGCTAAGCACTTATGGGTTAAAGACAAGTCTGAAATTTTCAATACAGCACGTATTGAGGCTTTGGAAGTGGCCAACTTGGTTGAGACTGCAAACGCAACCATGATTTCTGCGGCAGCTCGCAAAGAAAGTCGTGGCGCCCATTCGCACGATGATCATCAAGAGCGTGACGACGAAAATTGGATGAAGCATACCCTTTGGTATAGCGAAGGCAATCGTTTGACTTACAAGCCAGTGGTATTAAAACCTTTAACAGTTGAGTCCTTCCCACCTAAAGAACGTACTTTCTAA
- a CDS encoding succinate dehydrogenase iron-sulfur subunit, producing the protein MSDIRIFEIYRYDPDVDAAPRMERYELELTGERMLLDALISLKKQDETISYRRSCREGVCGSDAMNINGKNGLACLTNMLTLPKVITLRPLPGLPVVRDLIVDMTLFFKQYLSIKPYLVNDNPPPEKERLQSPEEREELNGLYECILCASCSTSCPSFWWNPDKFVGPAGLLQAYRFIADSRDEETSQRLDNLEDPYRLFRCHTIMNCVDVCPKHLNPTKAIGKIKELMVRRAV; encoded by the coding sequence ATGAGTGATATCCGTATATTCGAAATTTACCGCTACGATCCAGATGTCGATGCAGCTCCACGCATGGAACGTTATGAGCTAGAACTCACTGGTGAGCGTATGTTGTTGGACGCGTTGATTTCTTTGAAGAAGCAAGATGAAACGATTTCTTATCGTCGTTCATGCCGTGAAGGTGTTTGTGGTTCAGATGCGATGAACATCAACGGTAAAAACGGTTTGGCTTGTTTGACCAATATGTTGACTTTGCCTAAGGTCATCACATTGCGCCCATTGCCTGGCTTGCCAGTTGTGCGCGATTTGATTGTCGACATGACTTTGTTCTTCAAGCAATACTTGTCTATCAAGCCTTACCTGGTAAACGATAATCCGCCTCCTGAAAAAGAGCGTCTCCAGAGTCCTGAAGAGCGTGAAGAGTTAAATGGTTTGTATGAGTGCATCTTGTGCGCATCATGCTCAACTTCATGCCCATCATTCTGGTGGAATCCAGATAAGTTTGTTGGTCCAGCTGGTTTGTTGCAGGCATATCGCTTCATTGCTGATAGTCGTGACGAGGAAACCTCACAGCGTTTGGATAACTTAGAAGATCCATACCGCTTGTTCCGTTGCCATACCATCATGAATTGCGTGGACGTATGTCCGAAGCACTTGAATCCAACGAAGGCAATTGGCAAGATCAAGGAGTTGATGGTTCGTAGGGCAGTATGA